Proteins from one Bacteroidota bacterium genomic window:
- a CDS encoding putative sulfate/molybdate transporter — protein MFASVKGIRFDRNELAGAFGDIGTDLPLLIGVILASGIDPASVLIMFGIMQVLSGLTYGVPMPVQPLKAFATLVIAQKITGDIIFAGGLAIGVIMLVLYSTRLIGWLSKVTPKAVVRGIQFGLGIQLASLAIKNYIGSDGSTGYILAGICFFIGVLLMGNRKFPPALLIIFLGVMYSFFVTGFDFVAVGKGFSFHLPKFDADVSFADVMTGLVLLALPQLPLSLSNSILATGRLARDYYPEKKITVQKISLTYSIMNIINPFFGGFPTCHGVGGMAGHYAFGGRTGGSVIIYGSLYLTIGLFFSNVFTEVIGIFPLPVLGVLLLFEAFMLIKLMGDTAHKKEDFIIAVIVGLIAGYLPYGFLVGLVVGFILKYLSKNNIIGLTK, from the coding sequence ATGTTTGCATCTGTTAAAGGAATACGATTTGACCGCAATGAACTCGCCGGCGCCTTTGGCGATATAGGCACCGACCTGCCTTTGCTGATTGGTGTTATCCTGGCATCGGGCATTGACCCGGCGAGCGTACTCATTATGTTCGGTATCATGCAGGTTCTGTCGGGACTCACCTACGGCGTTCCGATGCCGGTGCAGCCACTGAAAGCATTTGCCACTCTGGTTATCGCGCAGAAGATTACCGGCGATATTATTTTCGCGGGAGGTCTTGCCATTGGTGTTATTATGCTGGTACTGTATTCAACGCGGCTGATAGGATGGTTGTCAAAAGTAACGCCCAAGGCAGTGGTGCGCGGTATACAGTTCGGGCTGGGCATTCAGCTAGCTTCGCTTGCCATTAAAAACTATATCGGCTCCGACGGAAGCACAGGATATATTCTCGCGGGCATATGTTTCTTTATAGGTGTGCTGCTGATGGGCAACCGCAAATTTCCGCCGGCACTGCTCATCATTTTTCTGGGAGTGATGTACTCATTCTTTGTGACAGGCTTCGATTTTGTTGCGGTAGGCAAAGGTTTCAGCTTTCATCTGCCCAAATTCGACGCGGACGTATCTTTTGCCGATGTGATGACCGGTCTGGTGCTGCTTGCATTGCCGCAGTTACCGCTGTCGCTGAGTAATTCCATACTGGCAACAGGGAGGCTTGCCCGGGATTATTACCCGGAGAAAAAGATTACTGTTCAAAAGATTAGTCTTACCTACTCCATCATGAACATCATCAACCCATTCTTCGGAGGTTTTCCGACCTGTCACGGTGTGGGTGGTATGGCAGGGCATTACGCTTTTGGCGGGCGCACGGGAGGCTCGGTAATTATTTACGGCAGCCTGTACCTGACCATCGGCTTGTTCTTCTCGAATGTATTTACGGAAGTCATCGGCATTTTTCCGCTTCCTGTGCTGGGTGTTTTGCTGCTCTTCGAAGCCTTTATGCTCATAAAACTCATGGGCGATACCGCACACAAGAAGGAAGACTTTATTATTGCCGTAATCGTTGGTCTTATAGCTGGCTATCTTCCGTATGGCTTCCTTGTTGGTCTGGTCGTTGGATTTATTCTGAAATATCTTTCTAAAAACAACATTATAGGACTGACGAAGTAA
- a CDS encoding sulfotransferase → MKSSYLLAGITSGMLLKFTRKNKFSFRPKYISRFLFLFQNGIWASFFSFKDRFHRGKQIKAHPVPDDPIIIIGHWRTGSTFLHQLMNLDDQLAAPTLFQASQPLGFIYGYRYYKPIMKMVLGKHRPFDQMKTGMDEPQEDEFALYRMNGYSPLNRLVFPISKEYFLNELPDFVPPDSMREQWIEDMKYFYQKVSWKTGRRLLLKNPFHSMRVELLAEVFPKAKFIHIYRNPLSVVPSTVRMWSVVGSQNCLNRNWRNPSFAEVSVVMSKMLEQVRQSLEKLPADRFYELRYEHLEKNPISELKRMYDYLGLKFTKEFDTRAVNFLDEIKNYEKGSYTISPEEKDIICSHMKSQMEYYGYHTGNCAPENLTIEVAESAAR, encoded by the coding sequence ATGAAAAGCTCATACCTTCTGGCAGGAATCACGTCCGGGATGCTATTAAAATTTACACGGAAGAACAAATTCTCTTTCCGTCCGAAATATATTTCACGTTTTCTGTTCCTGTTCCAGAACGGTATCTGGGCGTCCTTCTTTAGTTTTAAAGATCGTTTTCATCGCGGAAAGCAAATAAAAGCCCATCCTGTTCCCGACGACCCTATTATCATAATCGGGCACTGGCGCACCGGCAGCACCTTTCTGCATCAATTGATGAACCTCGACGACCAGCTGGCTGCTCCTACCCTGTTTCAGGCATCGCAACCGCTGGGGTTTATTTATGGATACCGCTATTATAAACCCATCATGAAGATGGTTCTGGGCAAGCACCGCCCCTTCGACCAGATGAAGACCGGCATGGACGAACCCCAGGAAGATGAATTCGCACTCTATCGCATGAACGGATATTCGCCGCTCAACAGACTGGTGTTTCCCATATCCAAAGAATATTTCCTGAACGAGCTGCCCGATTTTGTGCCGCCCGACAGCATGCGCGAACAATGGATAGAAGACATGAAGTATTTCTATCAGAAAGTATCGTGGAAAACCGGACGGCGCCTGCTGTTGAAAAACCCGTTTCACTCTATGCGTGTGGAGCTGCTTGCTGAAGTTTTTCCGAAGGCAAAATTTATTCACATATACCGCAATCCGCTTTCGGTGGTGCCGTCGACGGTAAGGATGTGGTCGGTGGTGGGCTCGCAGAACTGCCTGAACCGCAACTGGCGCAATCCGTCGTTTGCCGAGGTATCGGTGGTGATGTCGAAGATGCTTGAACAGGTTCGCCAAAGTCTTGAAAAGCTTCCTGCCGACCGTTTTTATGAATTACGTTATGAGCATCTTGAAAAAAATCCCATCTCGGAGCTAAAGCGTATGTATGATTATCTCGGGCTTAAATTCACCAAAGAATTTGATACGCGTGCAGTCAATTTTCTTGATGAGATTAAGAATTATGAGAAAGGCAGCTATACCATAAGCCCCGAAGAAAAAGATATTATCTGTTCCCACATGAAAAGCCAGATGGAATATTATGGATACCACACGGGCAACTGCGCTCCCGAGAATTTAACAATTGAAGTGGCTGAGTCTGCCGCAAGATAA
- a CDS encoding phosphopantetheine-binding protein, with protein MTEINQDALKLEIKQLIVSTLNIKDVEPADILDDVPLFSGENTIGLDSIDAIELIMAIQRQFAVRLDDQNLARNILNSINSIAEFITAEKQK; from the coding sequence ATGACAGAAATTAATCAGGACGCACTTAAACTCGAAATAAAACAGCTCATTGTAAGTACGCTCAATATCAAAGACGTTGAGCCTGCCGATATCCTCGACGATGTTCCTCTGTTCAGCGGTGAAAATACCATTGGTCTCGATTCCATTGATGCCATTGAGCTGATTATGGCGATACAAAGGCAGTTCGCAGTAAGACTCGACGACCAGAACCTGGCACGCAACATTCTCAATTCCATCAACAGTATTGCAGAATTTATTACAGCCGAGAAACAAAAATAA
- a CDS encoding BtrH N-terminal domain-containing protein, with the protein MADIIIPFNHRLAAHCETGTVCAQLNHAGLDVSEPLVFGIANGIFFGYFTTKQFPFPTFIVRTKPGQIREKISKRLGVKFHTQTFKSPEAAEHELDRLLEKNIPVSVQVDFFYMDYLPAYLRVHINVHFINIVGKKGNNYLVSDVYYPSIVELSAESLRKGRFAGGSMAPKGFMFYPTFIPKEFDYPKAILKGIKKACFNMLKIPIPFLGIKGMRKFGKHIIEWPKYAMDNEYLSHEVTKINILLEDQGTGGAGFRFMYATFLRQASEILKMPALNSMSAKMMEIGDHWREVSLFAARMGKNRDLGTDRLKELGDKIMERADEEEQFFKELSTIVK; encoded by the coding sequence ATGGCAGATATTATCATACCTTTTAATCACCGTCTGGCGGCACACTGCGAAACAGGTACCGTGTGCGCTCAACTCAACCATGCCGGGCTTGATGTTTCCGAACCGCTGGTGTTCGGCATTGCAAATGGTATCTTTTTCGGATACTTTACCACCAAACAGTTTCCGTTTCCTACATTTATTGTCCGCACAAAGCCCGGTCAAATCCGCGAAAAGATATCGAAAAGGCTGGGTGTGAAATTTCATACGCAGACATTTAAATCGCCCGAAGCTGCCGAGCATGAACTTGACCGCCTTCTGGAGAAAAATATTCCGGTATCGGTACAGGTCGATTTCTTTTACATGGATTATCTGCCGGCCTATTTAAGAGTTCATATCAACGTACATTTTATCAATATCGTAGGGAAAAAGGGCAACAATTATCTGGTGAGCGACGTGTATTACCCGTCGATTGTTGAGCTGTCGGCAGAATCGCTGCGCAAAGGCAGGTTTGCAGGAGGCAGTATGGCGCCCAAAGGTTTTATGTTCTATCCTACCTTTATCCCCAAAGAATTTGATTATCCGAAAGCCATTCTGAAAGGCATCAAAAAAGCCTGTTTCAACATGCTTAAAATTCCCATCCCGTTTTTAGGAATCAAAGGCATGCGGAAGTTCGGAAAACACATTATTGAATGGCCCAAATACGCCATGGACAACGAATATCTGTCGCACGAAGTTACCAAAATAAACATTTTGCTTGAAGACCAGGGAACGGGCGGTGCCGGATTCAGGTTTATGTATGCCACCTTCCTGAGGCAGGCTTCAGAGATTCTGAAAATGCCGGCATTGAACAGTATGTCGGCAAAAATGATGGAGATAGGCGACCATTGGCGCGAAGTTTCACTGTTCGCCGCACGCATGGGCAAGAACCGTGATTTGGGCACCGACAGACTTAAAGAACTGGGCGATAAAATTATGGAACGGGCTGATGAAGAAGAACAATTCTTTAAAGAATTATCCACGATTGTTAAATGA
- a CDS encoding ABC transporter permease: protein MRKLRRIIIKETLLLVRDIPGLIILFLMPLILITTITATQENAFKRVSETKVNVLFVDRDTSLLGETIRDGLKQSDFFVVKDELDGKPITREIAQGLIASGVYQVGIIIPENTSDSAQQRAKNIVKHSFYPDSIAQKIPDTTQNTQSITLLYDPALRESYKNSLNSSLNRLIQAAETRILTENFMSALPEYLGEKLKAPVHAYLRGQLDTMENVFSSELKKRMGDMLPKDFHIDAKPKAIKFDIGQSLKKNFKLKQDWQNHKFIPVNEEYAGKQDAVIKPTIVQNNVPAFALFAMFFIVIPLAGSMITERKEGAYGRLRTLPVKYFSVLSGKIIVYVIVCLLQLVLMILTGMYLLPVLYGLPALEIGHNIGALLIAALCSALAAVGFGLLVGTFTSSMSQAGMFGSFMVVILGILGGIFLPVYMMPDQLKIVTVLSPIRWGVDSFLDIFVRGGTIGSILPNAMRLFLFFGLSLLIALINFVKRK from the coding sequence ATGAGAAAACTCAGACGCATTATAATAAAAGAAACGCTATTGCTGGTGCGGGACATTCCCGGACTCATCATACTGTTTCTGATGCCGCTGATACTGATAACCACCATCACCGCCACACAGGAAAATGCTTTTAAAAGAGTTTCGGAAACCAAAGTGAATGTGCTGTTTGTTGACCGCGACACTTCGTTGCTGGGCGAAACCATACGCGACGGGCTGAAGCAATCTGACTTTTTTGTTGTAAAGGATGAACTGGACGGTAAACCCATTACCCGCGAGATAGCTCAAGGTCTCATTGCTTCAGGAGTATATCAGGTGGGCATTATCATTCCCGAAAACACTTCCGACAGCGCTCAACAGCGGGCAAAAAATATTGTAAAGCACTCATTTTATCCCGATTCCATCGCGCAAAAAATACCGGACACCACCCAAAATACTCAGAGCATAACGCTGCTCTATGACCCTGCCCTGCGCGAATCGTATAAAAACTCACTTAACAGTTCACTGAACCGGCTGATACAGGCAGCCGAAACACGGATTCTCACAGAGAATTTCATGAGCGCCCTGCCCGAATACCTCGGAGAGAAACTGAAAGCGCCCGTTCATGCCTATTTGCGCGGTCAGCTTGACACAATGGAAAATGTATTCTCTTCTGAACTGAAGAAACGCATGGGCGACATGCTCCCGAAAGATTTCCACATTGATGCCAAGCCCAAAGCCATCAAATTTGATATCGGCCAAAGCCTGAAAAAGAATTTTAAGCTGAAGCAGGACTGGCAAAATCATAAATTTATTCCGGTAAACGAAGAATATGCAGGCAAGCAGGACGCCGTCATCAAACCCACGATTGTACAAAACAATGTTCCGGCATTTGCGCTTTTCGCGATGTTCTTTATTGTAATTCCTTTGGCAGGAAGCATGATAACTGAACGTAAAGAAGGTGCTTACGGCAGGTTGCGCACCCTTCCGGTGAAGTATTTCTCGGTGCTTTCAGGCAAAATCATTGTGTATGTGATTGTGTGTTTGCTGCAGCTTGTGCTGATGATTCTTACCGGTATGTATCTGCTTCCCGTACTTTACGGTCTGCCGGCGCTTGAAATCGGACACAATATAGGCGCCCTGCTGATTGCCGCACTGTGTTCGGCACTGGCAGCGGTTGGATTCGGACTGCTGGTGGGGACATTCACAAGCTCCATGAGTCAGGCAGGTATGTTTGGTTCTTTTATGGTGGTGATTCTGGGCATATTGGGCGGAATTTTTCTACCTGTTTACATGATGCCCGACCAATTGAAAATAGTAACTGTTTTATCGCCCATCCGCTGGGGAGTGGATAGTTTTCTGGATATTTTTGTCCGCGGAGGTACGATTGGCAGCATTTTGCCGAACGCGATGCGGCTTTTTTTGTTTTTTGGACTGTCATTATTAATAGCTTTGATTAATTTTGTAAAACGTAAGTGA
- a CDS encoding ABC transporter ATP-binding protein, with translation MEPIIEVNNVHKTYRKASEEALKGVSLKIAPGEFFGLLGPNAAGKTTLISMICGLLKISAGTIRIKGFDISTSYSPVKPLIGLIPQEIALYPTLTVRENLMFFGDMYGISGKNLEQRVEECLDVVGLKPHAKKRVSICSGGIKRRANLVAGLMHKPEILFLDEPTLGVDTQSMNLIYEYLKKLNNEGTTIIYTTHYMKEAENLCSRINIIDDGVIISNGTPQALIAGTPGCSDLGQVFIKLTGRELRD, from the coding sequence ATGGAGCCCATCATTGAAGTAAATAACGTGCATAAAACATACCGCAAGGCCTCGGAAGAAGCCCTGAAAGGTGTGAGCCTGAAGATTGCTCCGGGTGAGTTCTTCGGGCTGCTCGGACCCAATGCGGCAGGCAAGACCACGCTCATTTCGATGATTTGCGGTTTGCTGAAGATAAGTGCCGGAACCATCCGCATCAAAGGATTTGATATTTCAACGAGCTATTCGCCGGTGAAGCCTCTTATCGGACTCATTCCTCAGGAAATAGCGCTGTATCCCACGCTTACCGTTCGTGAAAACCTGATGTTTTTTGGAGATATGTACGGCATTTCGGGAAAAAATCTTGAACAAAGAGTGGAAGAATGTCTTGACGTGGTAGGCCTGAAACCGCATGCGAAAAAACGTGTTTCTATTTGCTCGGGCGGCATCAAACGAAGGGCGAATCTGGTGGCCGGCCTGATGCACAAACCTGAAATTTTATTTTTAGATGAACCCACTTTGGGCGTCGATACTCAATCCATGAACCTCATCTACGAATATCTGAAAAAACTTAACAACGAAGGTACGACCATCATTTACACCACACATTATATGAAGGAAGCAGAAAACCTCTGCTCACGGATAAATATTATTGACGACGGCGTAATTATTTCGAACGGCACACCTCAGGCACTTATTGCCGGAACGCCCGGCTGCTCCGACCTGGGTCAGGTGTTTATAAAACTTACCGGAAGGGAACTCAGAGACTGA
- a CDS encoding nucleotide disphospho-sugar-binding domain-containing protein has translation MARILVASVPLSGHVNPGIALTKTLTDRGHEVCWYGSRYFKSNIEATGALFFPITQATDFDEQNIQASFPGVKQGNLLRHSTTYMKKVFFDQMPGQYHDLLKILEDFNADILITDEWFTGAIPLAEQKVLPWVVYSSSPLMLMDRNVPAPGPGLFPNSNIYGFFRNAIVNFMTRQLIFAPMRCYVNRIRKGLSLGRMKHFFLENNFYISSLYLKFNTPAFDFHWKKLPASIHYTGPVLPGDKEHNNSEAPHFPDNNKPLILITQGSVDTRDQTKLIIPALRALSEQDVNVVVSTGGQSSDYLKQLFPSENCRFYTYIPYAAVMPHVSIVITNGGFGGVATALSFGVPVIIAGDTEDKPVVASRVQYNKCGINLKTGKPSAKQIAKAVTKILTSPKYKANAERIRADYAKHDALQESAALIEALIHKVN, from the coding sequence TTGGCAAGAATACTTGTTGCATCGGTACCATTGAGCGGGCACGTCAACCCCGGCATTGCGCTGACAAAAACACTGACAGACCGCGGTCACGAAGTGTGCTGGTATGGAAGCAGGTATTTCAAAAGCAACATTGAAGCTACAGGCGCCCTTTTCTTTCCAATAACACAAGCCACAGATTTTGATGAACAGAATATTCAGGCATCCTTTCCGGGTGTGAAGCAGGGCAACCTGCTCCGCCACTCCACCACCTATATGAAAAAGGTGTTCTTCGACCAGATGCCCGGTCAGTATCACGACCTGCTGAAGATTCTGGAAGACTTCAATGCCGATATACTTATTACCGACGAATGGTTTACCGGAGCCATTCCGCTGGCAGAACAAAAAGTACTGCCGTGGGTGGTGTACAGCAGTTCGCCGCTTATGCTTATGGACAGAAACGTACCGGCACCCGGTCCCGGCTTGTTCCCAAACAGTAATATTTATGGTTTTTTCAGAAACGCCATTGTGAATTTCATGACCAGACAACTGATATTCGCACCGATGCGCTGTTATGTAAACCGCATCCGGAAAGGTCTGTCGTTAGGACGCATGAAGCATTTCTTTCTGGAAAACAATTTCTATATCAGCTCACTGTATTTAAAATTCAATACGCCCGCATTCGATTTTCACTGGAAAAAATTGCCTGCAAGCATTCATTACACCGGTCCGGTACTGCCCGGTGATAAAGAACACAACAATTCAGAAGCACCTCATTTTCCTGATAATAACAAACCGCTGATTCTTATTACACAGGGCTCTGTTGACACCAGAGACCAGACAAAACTGATTATTCCCGCGCTCCGTGCTTTATCAGAACAGGACGTGAATGTGGTGGTGTCGACCGGCGGGCAATCTTCAGATTATCTGAAACAATTGTTCCCGTCGGAAAATTGCCGTTTCTATACTTACATTCCATACGCAGCGGTAATGCCGCATGTTTCCATAGTAATAACCAACGGCGGCTTTGGAGGTGTTGCCACGGCATTATCTTTTGGCGTACCTGTAATAATTGCCGGTGACACGGAAGACAAGCCGGTTGTTGCTTCGCGGGTGCAGTATAATAAATGTGGTATCAATCTGAAAACCGGAAAACCGTCGGCGAAACAAATCGCGAAAGCCGTCACTAAAATACTGACAAGCCCGAAGTACAAGGCAAACGCTGAACGCATACGGGCTGATTATGCAAAACATGATGCATTGCAGGAATCGGCTGCCCTTATTGAAGCGCTTATCCATAAAGTCAATTGA
- a CDS encoding gliding motility-associated C-terminal domain-containing protein: protein MKNLKQILHAAFCLLFLYLPVAAQAQNYGTWTWMHGSDQPNNTGHLGIQGIASPANCPGAVYEPVEFTDLQGNFWVYGGSLSCDNCHDCLWKFDPSTNMWTWMKGTINNTTSVNGIKGIPSPLNTPGERGWGAQSWTDTSGNLWLFGGASSKTDFWKYDISTNEWTWMAGDAVFGSYHYGLLQLPDAANCPPSIWECASTWTDNNGNLWVFGGVKTSAFNLPVDANDMWKFNPSTNIWTWMSGDSLYSTPNYGTKGIPASSNTPGGRCSYTKWKDTDGNFWIFGGDEVTSEATYADMWKYDISTNLWTWMAGSNIPDDQGNFTQKCAAGNEYPASRFENRCGWTDDCGRFFNYGGAFDLFYFNTHNDLWMFDPSNCLFTWVGGDSQATSQPGVYGSLLVPAPTNYPAAAGGNVGFKDKYGNFWMFGGVRIGDTIDMTNSLWKYTPDPSCTRTAPLTTLNAHFSSSDSGCAPLTMSFTASPENPSYSYLWDFGENGNSANASTTAYTYSEAGNYTVTLVVTANSSCDISDTLSKTITVENCEPPPPLLEMPNVFTPNGDGQNDNYLPIKMENIENATLMIFNRWGQKIFETTDLSQGWNGKHHGLKCADGTYYWIVEYTGADNKKSSQQGFVMLLR, encoded by the coding sequence ATGAAAAACCTGAAACAAATATTACACGCGGCATTCTGCCTCCTCTTTCTCTATTTGCCCGTTGCTGCACAAGCTCAAAACTACGGCACATGGACATGGATGCATGGCTCTGACCAACCCAATAATACCGGCCATCTGGGCATCCAGGGTATTGCCTCTCCGGCAAACTGCCCGGGAGCGGTTTATGAACCTGTTGAATTTACTGACCTGCAGGGTAATTTCTGGGTGTATGGCGGATCATTAAGCTGTGACAATTGCCATGATTGTCTTTGGAAGTTTGATCCATCAACAAATATGTGGACATGGATGAAAGGAACAATTAATAATACAACTTCCGTTAATGGAATAAAAGGAATACCATCACCGCTGAATACTCCGGGTGAGAGAGGTTGGGGTGCACAAAGCTGGACTGATACATCCGGGAACTTATGGCTTTTTGGCGGTGCTTCTTCCAAAACTGATTTTTGGAAGTATGATATTTCAACCAATGAATGGACATGGATGGCCGGTGATGCTGTTTTTGGCTCATACCATTATGGTTTGCTTCAGTTGCCTGATGCTGCTAATTGCCCCCCTTCAATATGGGAATGTGCGAGTACATGGACGGACAATAATGGAAATTTGTGGGTGTTTGGAGGGGTAAAAACAAGTGCTTTTAATTTGCCAGTTGATGCCAATGATATGTGGAAATTTAATCCATCCACCAATATCTGGACATGGATGAGCGGCGATAGTTTGTATTCGACCCCGAATTATGGTACAAAGGGCATTCCCGCATCTTCAAATACACCCGGAGGACGATGTAGTTATACAAAATGGAAAGATACAGATGGCAATTTTTGGATTTTCGGAGGTGATGAAGTAACAAGTGAGGCAACTTACGCAGACATGTGGAAATATGATATCAGCACCAATTTATGGACATGGATGGCAGGAAGCAATATCCCTGATGATCAGGGGAACTTTACTCAAAAATGCGCAGCCGGGAATGAATACCCCGCATCACGATTTGAGAACCGTTGCGGCTGGACCGATGATTGCGGAAGATTTTTCAATTACGGAGGCGCTTTTGATTTGTTCTATTTTAATACACACAATGACCTTTGGATGTTTGACCCCTCGAATTGCCTGTTCACTTGGGTTGGAGGCGACAGTCAAGCGACCAGTCAACCGGGTGTTTACGGAAGTCTTCTAGTTCCGGCTCCGACAAATTACCCTGCTGCAGCCGGAGGCAATGTTGGTTTTAAAGACAAATATGGCAATTTCTGGATGTTTGGAGGTGTACGAATAGGGGATACCATTGATATGACAAATTCTTTGTGGAAATACACCCCTGATCCATCCTGCACGAGAACGGCGCCATTAACCACGCTAAATGCGCATTTCAGCAGTTCAGATTCCGGCTGCGCGCCCCTTACCATGAGCTTTACGGCATCACCCGAAAACCCAAGCTACTCGTACTTATGGGACTTTGGCGAGAACGGCAACAGCGCCAATGCCTCCACAACCGCCTACACCTATTCCGAAGCGGGCAATTATACCGTTACACTTGTTGTTACTGCCAACAGTAGCTGCGACATAAGTGATACCCTTTCAAAAACAATTACAGTTGAAAACTGCGAACCGCCACCGCCTTTACTCGAAATGCCCAATGTTTTCACACCCAACGGCGATGGACAGAACGATAATTATCTCCCGATAAAAATGGAAAACATAGAAAACGCCACCTTGATGATATTCAACCGATGGGGGCAGAAGATATTTGAAACAACCGACCTGAGCCAGGGCTGGAACGGCAAACACCACGGGCTGAAATGTGCTGACGGCACCTATTACTGGATTGTTGAGTATACCGGAGCAGACAATAAAAAAAGTTCGCAACAGGGTTTTGTGATGCTGCTCAGATAA
- a CDS encoding WG repeat-containing protein, whose product MKKIALNIFIVAIAYCCCAQTPVKFYENAKVGYKRPDGSILVPAQYDAGSDYYEGYAIVIKNRKRGYLDEKGNVAIALQYEDASIFINGRARVKKDGLYGFINTKAQPLISFQFTIAYDFNNGRALVQIDNKYGFIDTTGTVVIPATYERARSFAGGLAAVMNNRKWGFVNTAGTVAIPMEYDMVQDYSKGMCRVTKGEDEFYIDTRNNFVKEAEKRKDPDAK is encoded by the coding sequence ATGAAAAAAATTGCATTAAACATTTTCATTGTCGCGATAGCATACTGCTGTTGTGCGCAAACCCCTGTAAAATTCTATGAAAACGCCAAAGTGGGGTACAAACGGCCTGATGGCAGCATACTCGTTCCGGCACAGTACGATGCGGGCAGCGATTATTACGAGGGCTATGCCATCGTTATCAAAAACCGCAAACGGGGTTATCTTGACGAGAAAGGAAACGTTGCTATCGCACTTCAATACGAAGATGCCTCCATTTTTATAAATGGCAGGGCCCGCGTAAAGAAAGACGGGCTGTATGGATTTATCAATACCAAAGCCCAGCCATTAATCTCATTCCAGTTTACCATAGCGTATGATTTTAACAACGGGCGCGCGCTGGTGCAGATTGACAATAAATATGGGTTTATTGACACTACCGGTACTGTAGTGATACCGGCCACATACGAGAGGGCGCGCAGCTTTGCCGGCGGCCTGGCCGCCGTGATGAACAACCGCAAGTGGGGATTTGTGAATACCGCCGGCACCGTGGCTATCCCGATGGAATACGACATGGTGCAGGATTACAGTAAAGGCATGTGCCGCGTTACCAAAGGCGAGGATGAATTTTACATTGACACCCGGAATAATTTTGTGAAAGAAGCTGAGAAAAGAAAAGACCCGGATGCAAAATGA